CCGACGTCGCCTCCAGGTCGACGAGCAGCTCGTCGGCCGGTGTGAGCGAATAGGTGACGGCGACTCGAGCGTTTCCAGGATAGCCCTCTTCGCCGTCCTTGCTGAGGTAACGCAGGGTCACACCGACCGTGTCGCCGTGCGTGAACTGCTCGCCCGTCCACACGACCTTGTTGAACCCGCGGCGGCCGCCGTGCAGCGCGTTCGGCCCGTCGTTCGTCGCGAGTGTGAACGCTTGGCCGTCGATCGTAAACCTCCCGTGCGCGATTCTGTTTGCATATCGCCCGACGAGGGCGCCGAAGTACGCTGCGTCCTTCACATACCCGCTCAGCGAGTCGTAGCCGAACACGATGTCGCCGAGCTGTCCCGCTCGATCCGGCGTTCGCACCGACGTGATGATTGCGCCGTACGTGATGGCGCGTACCTCGATGCCGTGTGCATTCGTCAGGATGAACTGTTCGATGGCGCCACCGCTGTCCGGCAGCGCACCGAAACCGACGCGAGCCACGCTCGCGTGCCCGGCGCCGGCCGGTTGGCCCGCCGGTTGGCCGGCCTGTGTTCCGCCATCCTTCGCCGGGTCGCTCGAGCGACAGGCCGCGACGGCCAGCGAGAGAGCGAGCAGGGAGACGATCGACCAAAGTCTCATGGTATCACCGAAGCTCGAGGACGATCACGGAATGCGCGGGAAGAGTGACGACGAGCTGTCCGTTCGCCACGCGCGCCCCGCTGAATGGCACCGGCTTCACGACGTCGGGATGCTCGAAGCTGTTGAAGGCGTCCGTCGTCGCGCCGGTGAGGACACGCCCCGTCGCGCTGCTCACCCTCGCGCCCAGCACGTCGACGGTGACGGTGCGCGCGCCGGTCGGATCGAGGTTGCTCATCGTCACGTGCATCACGCCATTCCTGTCGCGCGACGCGGATGCGCTGACGGCCGGCACGGAGTCGGCGCCCAGCCTGTACCAGCCCGCGCTCGACACCGTGATCGGCAGAAGCACGGCGTCGTGATGTACCGTGTAGAACTCGAACACGTGGTACGTCGGCGTGAGCAGCATCTGGCTGCCCTGCGTCAGGATCATCGCCTGCAGCACGTTCACCATCTGCGCGATGTTCGCGCCCCGCACGCGATCGGCGTGCTTGTTGAAGATGTCAAGCGACGCCGCGGCGACGACCGCGTCTCGCATCGAGTTCTGCTGATACAGGAAGCCGGGATGACTGCCCGGCTCCGGATCGTGCCACATCCCCCACTCGCCGACGATCAACGCCACGCGCCGGCGCGGATCGTATCTGTCCATGATCGCCGAGTGGCGCGTGATCATCTCGTCGACGGCGAGCGCGTTGCGCATCGCGCGGAACCACTGCGCTTCGTTGAACCCCGTCGCCGGACCCTTCGAGGCCCACGACCCGGCCAGCGTGTAGTGGTGCAGGTCGAGGCCGTCGATCATACGCCCCGCTTCACGCATCACGACTTCAGTCCAGTTGTAGTCTGCGTCAGCCGGACCGACGGCGATGCGGAACGCGTGCGTCGTGCCGTATCCCGGGAGATACGTCGCATAGCGTTTCAGCTCGTCGGCGTAGTACTCCGGCCGCATGTTGCCGCCGCATCCCCACGCCTCATTCCCGAGCCCCCAGAAGCGAACGTTGAACGGCGCCTCCTGACCGTTCCGGCGGCGCAAGTCGGCCATCGGGCTCGAGCCGGGATGATTCACGTACTCCCACCAGTCGTGCATCTCCTGTACGGTCCCGCTTCCGACGTTCCCGACGATGTACGGTTCGGCGCCAAGGGCCTTCACGAGCGCGAGATACTCGTGCGTCCCCACGCCGTTGTCCTCCGTTACGCCGCCCCAATTCGTGTTCACGATGCTCGGCCGCTCTTCAGTGGGCCCGACGCCGTCGCGCCAATGATAGGTGTCGGCAAAGCAGCCACCGGGCCAACGGATGTTCGGCACCTGGATCGCTTTCAGTGCCTGGATGACGTCCTCGCGCATCTTCCACGGCCCCGCCCCGCCCGCCTTGCTCGTCGACCGCGACCAGACGCCGTCGTAGATCAAGCGTCCGAGGTGCTCGGCGAATTGGCCGTAAATGTGGCGGCTGATCGTGTCCCGGCCGCGATCGGCGTGCAGCGCGAGCTGCGTTTCCGTCTGCCCGAGGACCGGGTCACTCACGCCCACCGCGATCAGGGCGATGAGGGCGAATCGGCGAACGGTCGAGTTGATGGATGTCACGCGACGAAACTACGATCTGTCGATGTTGGGCGCGAATTTGAGTTTCGCTTAGCGTTACGACGGCTTGCCGGCCACTCTGAGTTCGAGTGGCGGGTCGAGTACGGCTGTCCGCTCGAAATCGGACGTCTGATTTCTGACGTCGGACATCAGACCCGGCGTTGGTACGACGAGCTTTCGGGAACTCTCGCGCTCCTTCGTGTCACGAAGGGTCTGACGTCAGACGTCAGATGTCCGACACCGATTTCTAGCGGACAGCCGTACTAAACGTGGCAAGACAGACTTCAGAATGGCCGGGGTCACTTCCCCGCCCCGGCCACCCGATCGAACCGCACCCGCCGCATCCGGCCGTTCGTCACCTCGAACCCGCTCACCTGCCCGTTCTTCCGCGTGAACTCGATCGTGTACCCGCCCCCGAGGAAGCCGTCGAGAAACACTGGGCGCGCGACCATCGGGCTCGACGTGCCCGTGCGCAGCGCAATCGTCGAATCGGTGGCGACGCTCACGACGTAGCGCGCGTTCACCTCGTCGCTGAAATACTCCCCGGCGTAGGGAGCGAGCGTGCTGCGCGATGCGACAATCGGCGGGCGCCACTCGTACGGCGTCGGACGCGGCGCACCCGGGATGTTCACGTCGAAGCCGGCGTGCTCGCCCGCTCTAAACACCGCCACCCGTCCAGTTTCAGAGCGGAACCGATCCTCGGCCAGCGCGACGAGCGGCGGCGCGTTCGGCGCTCGGCTCTGATACAGCTTTCCGTCGCGCGCGATGAGCTCGACGATCGTGCGCGTCGTCGGTTGGATGTACGTCCCCACGCGCTTGGCGAGTGATGCCGCGGGAACAGCCACCGCCTGCTGCGCGACGTCGTTGCCGGCGTTCGATGCGACCGTCGTCGCCGGCGCGAGGGCACTCGCGAGGTAGACGTCGGCGACGCCGCGGGCGAGCCCAGTCGTGTTCGCGGTGGACGTGTTGCACGCGATGGCGATCGCGAGGCCCTGTTCCGGGAATCGGCCGGCGTAGCTCCGATAGCCCGCGTCGGCGCCGTTGTGCTCGATCACGCGCGCGCCGCGATACGTCCCCATCGAGAGGCCGAATCCGTAGCCCGTGGAGTCGCCGTTCGTGAGGCGCGCCTGCGTCTCCATCTGCTTGAACAGCGCGCGATCGCCGACGACCGGCTTGTCGAAGTTGTTCTCCCACTTGAGGAGATCGCCTGCCGTGGTGAACAAGCTCGTCGCGCCATAGACGTCGAAGTTCGGCACGCTCACCCGCCAGCTGCTGCCGCGCGGCTGATAGGCCGAGGTCCGGTTCGGCACGAGCATGGTGTAGTCGTCGTGAAAGTGCGTGCTCGTCATGCCGAGCGGCTTGAAGATGCGCGCGTCGGCGAAGTCCCTGAGCGACTGCCCGCTCACCCGCTTGACGATCACCGCGAGCAGCGTGAAGCCCGTGTTGCTGTAGAGGTATTCGTCGCCCGGCTTGAAGTTGAGCGCCTTCTGCCGCGGCACTATGTCCATCACGTCGGCCTCGGTGATCCGGTCCTCCTCGAACCGCCCTCGCGCCAGGCCGATCAGCTCCCACTGGTCGCGCAGCCCGCTGGTGTGCGTGAGGAGATGACGGATCGTGATCGGCGTGCCGTAGTCTGGGATCTCGGGCAGGTACTTTCGGATGTTGTCGTCCACCGAGAGCTTGCCGTCGCGCGCCAGGAGCATGATGGCCGTCGCGGTGAACTGCTTCGACACCGACGCGACGTGGAAGATGGACGACGGCCGGATGGGCGTCCCCGTCTCGAGATTCGCCATGCCGTATCCGCGCTCGTAGATCGTGCGGCCCTCCTTGCTGACACCGAGCGCGCAACCGGGAGCGTCGGTGTCGCGGAACGCGGCAAAGACGCGATCGACCGCGCGGTACGTCGTGTCCGTCCCGCCTGCCTGCGCGGCAACCGGCCGGGAAAGGAACAGAAGGCCCAGCGCGGGTACAGAACTGAAGCGACGCATTCGCCCTCCGGCGATACTTCACGAACGCGGTCTTCACCGCGTTTAGCGAACATTACCGCTCAAAGCCGCGTCCGAACAGAACAACCCCGTCTGAAGACGAGTGAATCCAGAACGCCAGCAGCAGACTCGCGGATGCTGGCGGATGCGATTGTGGGGGGAGGGGGGCAGCTGGGTCTGATTGGTAACGTCGACGACATCGTTCGGTCGGTGAGATCGGCATAGTTTCGGCACTGGTGACTTTGCGTGCCGTTCGTTCAATTCGCACGCGTTCCTGCCGAGGCGTCCCACGTCGTCACTCTCGAATCGAATGTCAGCGGCTGCCCACGCCGGACTGTTCGGCTGTTTGCTGGTCGCGACCGGCTGCGTCATGGCGCGGCCCCATGGTGCGTCTGTCGGGGCTGCCCCGAACGATCTCGGCGCCGTCAGCGTTACGTACGCGAGCGCTTCAGGTAGCAACATCCACGCGTGGCTGGCCCGCGGAATCCTGGGCGGCGGATCGGTTCTCCTGCTGCACGGTGTGGGCGAGAATCGCACGAGCATGCTCGCGCGCGCGAGATTCCTGCACCGTCTCGGGTTCACCGTGCTCGCTCCCGACCTGCAGGCGCATGGCGAATCGCCGGGGGACCACGTCACGTTCGGCGCGCGCGAGAGCCTCGATGCCGCGGCGTCGATGACATTCCTCCGCGGCGCGATGCCCACCGAGCACGTCGGCGTGATCGGCGTCTCAATGGGCGGCGCGGCGGCCTTGCTCGGACCCGGCCCGCTGGACGCAAATGCATTTGTCCTCGAGTCGGTCTATCCAACGATTCGCCAGGCGGTGAGCGATCGACTCGGCACCTGGCTTGGTCCACTCGGCGGAGTGGCTCGCTGGTTCGCGCCCGCTGTGATTCACTTTGTGGGCAACGACGTCGGCGTTACGGAAGGGGAGCTGCGCCCGATCGATCGCATCGCGCTGTTGCACGCGCCGCTGTTGTTGCTTGCCGGGACCGCGGATCCGTATACGCCGATCGTGGAAGCGGAGTCGCTCTACGCGCGAGCCCCGGCGCCCAAGGACTATTGGGCCGTGCAGGGCGCGGGACACGAGGACCTGTACGCGTACGACACCGCCGAATACGAGCGGCGCGTGGGAGCGTTTTTGGTTCGAGCGCTGCGCGCCGAAGGTCTGCGCCCGGCCTCAGCCCCATGATCGTCGTCGGCGCCGCTCTCACACCATTGATCCAATTCGGGCGCGGCCGCCCTTTTCACCGTACGGGCCTGCTGAACGCGACGGGTCCGCGGGGAGTGTCGGCCACTCTGAGTTCGATTGGCGAGGTGAGTACGGCTTTCCGCTCGAAATCGGACGTCTGATTTCCGGCGTCGGACATCAGACCCGGCGTTTGCGCGGCGGGCCTCCGGCGAACTCTCACGCCCTTCATGCCACGCCGGGTCTGATGTCAGAGGTCCGATATCTGACACCGATTTCTAGCGCGCAGCCGTACCAACCCTAGCAAGCCAGACCCCGGAATGGCCGGGATCCAGCCGCCGTTTCACGCCGTTCATCGCGCGGGCGGCTGTCTGAACTCAACCGCCGGCACGGAATCGTAGGCTACTTCGTGGTATGACCTAGTTAAATACTGTGCGAACTACGCCGCGGCCGTCGCCGTTGACGCAGTTGCCGCGACCGATGAACTCACCGCAGGTGACGGTGCCTACATCGTATGCAACGGGAGTTCATGGTGAATGGGCTCGCTTGGCTCGGACTGCGCCAGGAGGTTTCGCGGGCATTTACATCGAGGCAGTACCGCGAGACGCGCAGGGGCGGCCAGAACGAGCGCCCCGAGTCGTAGTCCGGCTCGTCCGTACTAACGAGAGGAGCATCGCACTCCACGTCCTCCTCCCACAATTGTCGCCGACGTTCGGTGGAATGGCGATTGACAGCGCGAACGTCCTCGTCGAATCCGCGAAGTGGGACTCCGGCCAACTCGATGACTGGCGACGCTATCTGGACAAACGCGTCGGCGCCTATGGCGTGCTCTCGGCCGGCACCGACGAGGCGGCGAACCGGATTCGCGACGGTGTGCCGGACGCCGCCTCAAAGAAGACCTTGATGCGCCGTCTCGTTGAGCTCCGGGTGCCCTGCGGTCTCGTCGAACGAAAGATCGAAAATCCCCGCCTTGCCCGCGCGCACTAGCACCGCATCAGCGCCATCCGTCGAGGCCAATCTCGCCCGGACATCAGATGTCTCACATCGGTTTCGGCGTTTACGGCGACGCCTCCGCCACTACTTGTTCACGCGAAACTCGACGAGAGCAGCTTGTGTTCCGCCGACCGGATCGATGCGCGCGTGGGCGAGCGGGCCCGGGATGATCAGAAGCGTTCCCGCGGCCAATGCTATCGTTCGTCCCTCGGCACGCAGTTGCACGTTCCCCTTCGCCATAAACGAAAAGCTCAGTGGGCGTCGCCGCGGGATGCACATCGATCGACTCGGTGACGGGGCGCCATCGCACATAACTCGTCCGGCCGTCGGGTGTCTTTCCGTCAGCGACATCCACACGCGTGACGAGTTGTTGGCCAGCCGGAACCGAGACGGCCTCCTCTGCGGCCGGAAAGGTGACCTTGGGGCGCGGGGGAACGAGATCGGGGCGCGGGACGGCGTGGAACTCGAGGAGAGTGATGGTACCGCTCCCGCGATTCGTGAACGAGTGGGCCACGTCCGCCGGGGCGACGATCCCGGACCCGGATGGGAAGGGCTCGGCGCGGTCGCCAACTTTTATCTCGGCAGTGCCGGCGAGTTGAACGTCGGCTTGCTCTCGTGTGTGGTGGTGAAACGCGGTCGCGCCGGGCGCTGTCCAGATCGCCGAGCGACACGGCCGCGGTCGCGCCGTTGACCGTCCACACATGGTTGCCGGCCACGTCGAACGAAGGCAGCGACCGCATCACGCGAATCGCGATGTGATTCGTCGGCGGGAAGTACAGGGTATCCTGCGCGTGAGCCTGAGTCGCGCCGAATGATCCCAAGACTGACAACGACCAAGCGAGGGCACCGGTGCCGCGCATCTTCTTATCCTCGGCCGAGGAGTTTTGGAGAGAGTCGCATGATTCTGACGTTTGCGCAAACGCGCCAGCCCGTGGTCGGAGCTGAGACGCCTCCCGGCTCCAACCCATTCGCGGTGCTAAGCCGCGCACCCTATTCCGCGCGTAGAGTGTCGGCGAGATCGACACGCGGCGCCTGACGGCTGATGACCCCAACCGGGGGTTTCGCAGCTCCCTGCCTCCGACTCTCAGCGCCGCCGCGTTCAGCAACCCCGCACAGTGAAGAAGCGAAGAGGAACGGTGTTGGGCGCGGGCCGCCCGAGCACCACCATCGAATTCTCGCCCTGCGGGAACGCCTGCTCTCCCAGATCGAGGACGACCGAGGATTGGTTGGAGAACGTGATCCTTCCGGAATCGGTCGGCACGCTCACGAATCCACTCGCCGCGCCGAACGGGGTAAATGGCGTGAGAGCGGCGCCGTTGCGCGCCATGTCGAGCGGGGCCGTGGTCGCGGCCCCGTGGAAGAAACGCAACCCGGCCGTGTTCGCGATCGGCACGAATCGATTGGGCAGCTGCGCGAACTGAACGGTGCCGGCCGCATCGGCGAAGGCGACGACCGTCACGTTGGTTCCCGCGAGGAGCACCGGCGTGAAGAGGATCGTCGCTCCGGTCGTCGCGTTCGTCACGGCCAGCGCCGGCACGTTGGACAGATCGATCAGCATGCAGCCGGTTGCGTCACCGAACGCGAGCGTCGCATTCGCCGGGCCGGTGATATTGCCGGTGAAGATCGCAAGCGGCGTGTCCGTGTCGTTCACGAAGCGAACGGTGACGGCGTCGAGCGTGTGTACGACGTCGTTGTCGGAGTCACTACAGGCGGTGGCCATGAGCGCGAGCGCGGCGATGGCGACGCGAGACGGGCGGAACATCAGGACCTCTCTCTCAACCGAAGCTGACACCGCCTGCGGCGACGCGCCGGGCGCGGCGGGTGACCATGCGGCCCCGAAGCGGTGAGGAGGGCAATTCGCGGTCCGCGTTCTATACGGGTGTGGTCGCTCACCGCTTCGGGTATGATTGGTCTATGATCGGGTTGCTCCTTGTCGTCGCGCTCAGCGGTCAACCAGCCACGCCCACGATCGCGCGTTTCGGTGCAGACCTGTGTGCGCAACACGACAGCGTGCGCGCACTTTTTCCGGCAGTAGACGGCGACGCTGAGTTTGAAGTGGTCGCCCGTCTGTTCCCCGGCGGCTTTGGCGGTCTGACGACAACGTATTTCCAAACCGCCGGAGGTGCTCGACGCGATGCTCGCACGAGCGGGCTATGTCCACGCAGGGTCGATGCCGACTCGCCCGAGCCATGGTGGGTTCGTCGAAACCCCCACCGAGAATTTCCAGGGTCAATACTGCAATGGCTCGACGGTGGCCACGTTCGCCACGCTGGATTCAGTCAGGTCTCCGCTCGTCGTAGCGATGTATCTCGTCGATGGAGAAGGCGCGCGGCAGACATGTGGTCCGGAGCGAAGCCGGATGATGCCGCAGAGCGTTCCAGTCACGGTGCCGCGTTTGTCGCCACCCGCCGGCGCGGTGGCCATCGGCGCCAGCAGCAGCTTCGGCGGTTCGCGTGGCAACATGACGACGACTTTGCGCACGACGATGCCAACGGATTCCATCCTGGCGCACTACACTGCGCAACTCGCGGCCGGAGGTTGGAAGGCCGAGGGGCGGCCGGCTGTCGGCGACGGTGCTGGAGTACAGCGGTTTTCATTCCGCGAGGGGCAAGATGCTTGGACGGCCGCGTTGATCGTGCTGGGCGGCGGCAGTCGACGCGAGGTTCTGCTGCAGGTGACGAGAGCGGACTAGGATGGACGAATCAGGCCTCGTCGCAACGACTGGCCGAGCGACTCATCGTTTCAAGATTCGATTCCAGTCGATTCCGATCCCGGTCACTCGAAAACAGCCCCGCCAACGCCGCATTTCGCTTGTCCATAATCCGCCGAGCCCACGCTCGCGTGGAATCGCCAGCGCTTTGGAATGGGAGCGATCCGAATTGTCTCAGGCCGTCGATGTCCGTCATCGCCGCTTGAACGATGCGAGTGGCTCGGCTCCGCTGATCGTCGGTAGTCCGGATCCCGGCGAACGCCGAATCGACCTGCACGCGCGCAAACCGATCGGACAGCCAAGGTCCGACGCGGATGGTGTCGCCGGAACGAGGGTCTACTCCCGTCAGGCAACCGACGACTTGGCCGCTCGCGGCGCCCGCCGACAGAAGCGAAAACGCTAAGGCCAAGCCGACCTGCGCGGTTGCTCGCATTTCCGCATCCATTCACTCGATGAAGAACGCGCGTGTGTTCATTTGCGAAACGGCCACTCGAGTGTGCCCATGAACGACAATACGCGATTCTTCGAATCGGCGTCTGACAAGAACCTCACAAATCCCACGTCGTAGCGCACCCCGACGGTCATGGTTCTGCCGCCAACGCCGAAGGCCAGGCCGCCGCCGACTATTCCGTCGACATCCGTGTGGCTGTAGTGGACTCCCGGCGACGCGCGTTGCCCAATCGCCGCGAGCGAGTCGCAAGTGAGCCTGGACTCTCGCATCTCCAGACCCCCTGGAACGTAGGAGATGGCGTCGTACGAGCAGCTCGCCCTGTACGCGAACGCGGGACCTCCATAGACGAACGGCTTCACACGGCCGAAACCGGGGACGGCGAAGCGCGCGAGCACGGGAAGCTCGAAATAGTCGACTTTGGCCGTCGCCGAGTTCGAATTCCAGTGTGCCCCTTTCATCGTGAACATGAGCTCCGGTTGGATGGCGAGGCTCGGTGACACAGGGAACACGGCCATGAGCCCGACCGCGAAGCCAGTGCGGTTTGACGGGCTCTCGGAACCGCTGCGGGTGAGCGTCGCCAGATTTGCGCCGCCGATGACTCCGAAGCGCAGCGTCGACTGTGCGTTGGACTGCGAGAGGGACGGAGTCCACGCAATGGCCACGAGAGCGGCACTCAGGAACAAATCACGTGGGCGCATGATGCCTTTGGCCTCGTGGTTGGGGGAGAGACATTCGATGCGGCCATACCCGCACTCAAACGCAACTGAACGGCTCTAGGTGATCCCCACGTGATGCCCAAAAGTCCCAGCGGTCCGGAGAAGGCGGGAAAATCCGCCGGACATTTGCGGGAGGTATCGCGGCACAAAGCTCGCCGTTGAGTATCGCGGAACAGTCGTAGGCGATTTCAGCGTCGATGCCAAAGCCGGGTCGCGTATCTCTGCGAAAGTTGACGGCGACTTCTGCGAGCGGATTCGATCGCCTAGCGAAATCACCGCCGACGCCATAAGTGGGGCCGACGGAGGCATCCATGGCCCAAGTGACGCCCGTTTGGGCACCAGCCGCATGAACGACCACCAGCGCCGCGATCGCCGCGAGAAACCGGCCCGCGATTCTGAGGAGCGAATCAAAGCGAATCACGTGCGGCCAAGAAAACACTAGTCGTCGTGTACGGCACGACTTCCAGGGCCATCGCTACTTGGACGCCCTGACTGCCTGTTTCGGTGCCGATGATCGTCGCGTGGCCGATGCTCCGCGCACGTACCAGTCCCGCGATCGAGTCGACGTTGGCGATTGTCGTATCACTCGACCGCCATCGGAACGTGGCCGTAGACGGCCCGGCTGGGCAGGGCGTGTCCTTCGCCACCGCTCGCAGCGTGTCTCCAAGGTGTAGGGTCGCCGACGATGGCGAAACGGAAACGGTCCCGCTGCAGTCGATCGCCGGCGTGTTGGTCGGGGTGCTCGCCTTACTGCACGCTACGACGACGAGTCCAGCCAAGGCAACGACGCTGCGCACTCTCATTGGCGTCTCATGATATACGAAGCCTTCTACCTGCCGAACGTGCGCCGCCGCACGGACCGACCTCTGATAATAGGCGGTTGACATGGTTGATCGGAAGCGTCTTGATTGACGCGTACAGCCAGGCGCTGACTATCAATCATGAAGCGCAGCATGTCGATCTCACGCGGCGCGTTCTTAGCGGCCCCCCAATGTGGAGATGTGTTTGGGTCAGGTGCATCACCTTGAGCGCCCGGTCCCAAAGCCTCCGTCCACTCCTCCTCCGTTGGCGCGACACCGTCAGCTGCCGGTTGGGTCCGAGCGATGAGGTACTGGAGGTATTCAACGGTCGGTAGGAAGAGGGACTCCTCCCCATCTAGCTCGTTCTCCGACCTGATCTCCATGAATAGCAGCAGCAGGCGGATCGGGCCACGAGCAAAAACCTCGTCCGGCTTCTGGCGGACCCCGTCGTTGGCCTTTTTTTTCTTCCCGTGCCTTCTTTTCGCTCATGTTGAGAGACTAACACTGACGGCCGAATAGGGCGGCACAGTCACGGCCCCAGACGGTGATGAGCGCCGGAGAGGCGAAAATACAAAACGGCGCCGACGGCGCCGTTTTGTAGATTCGTCTGCGGAAAATGTCACCCGCACTCACTAAACCCGCACACATGGCACTTCACGCACCCCTCCGCATACTCCATTTGCGACCCGCAGTCCGGGCACGTCCCGATGTACGCCTCGCTCGATTTGTGTAACCCGAAGAGCGCCTCCGCTTCCGCCTGCGCATTCCCCTGCGGCCGCATGGCAGCCGGAACCTGGTGCGTCATGCTCTGCGTCATCTCACTCACCGGCGCACTCGGCGTTCCGCTCGCCGGAGCCGCGGGTGGCATGAGCTCTTGCTGAACACCGGTCACCCGGTCGCGGTGCCACTCTTCGATCGCGATGCCGATCGCGTCGGGGACCGAGAGGACCTTGTTTGGACCGAGGCCCACCGCGCGATCGCTTGAAATGCCACGTAGTTGTCGGTGGACCTCGGTAATCGGAATGCCGGATCTCAACGCCAACGAGATCAAACGGCCCATCGCTTCGGTATCGGCCATCGCCGATCCGCCGGCCTTGCCGAGGTTGATGAACACCTCGAACGGCTGACCCTTCTCGTCTTCCGTGATGTTCACGAACATCACGCCGAGGGGGGTCTCCTTCCTTATAGTAGTGCCGCGGAGCTTGTCCGGACGGCTCCGCTTGGCGCGGCGCTGGAGGTTCTCGGCTTCTACCTCG
The sequence above is drawn from the Gemmatimonadaceae bacterium genome and encodes:
- a CDS encoding alpha-L-arabinofuranosidase C-terminal domain-containing protein, producing MTSINSTVRRFALIALIAVGVSDPVLGQTETQLALHADRGRDTISRHIYGQFAEHLGRLIYDGVWSRSTSKAGGAGPWKMREDVIQALKAIQVPNIRWPGGCFADTYHWRDGVGPTEERPSIVNTNWGGVTEDNGVGTHEYLALVKALGAEPYIVGNVGSGTVQEMHDWWEYVNHPGSSPMADLRRRNGQEAPFNVRFWGLGNEAWGCGGNMRPEYYADELKRYATYLPGYGTTHAFRIAVGPADADYNWTEVVMREAGRMIDGLDLHHYTLAGSWASKGPATGFNEAQWFRAMRNALAVDEMITRHSAIMDRYDPRRRVALIVGEWGMWHDPEPGSHPGFLYQQNSMRDAVVAAASLDIFNKHADRVRGANIAQMVNVLQAMILTQGSQMLLTPTYHVFEFYTVHHDAVLLPITVSSAGWYRLGADSVPAVSASASRDRNGVMHVTMSNLDPTGARTVTVDVLGARVSSATGRVLTGATTDAFNSFEHPDVVKPVPFSGARVANGQLVVTLPAHSVIVLELR
- a CDS encoding alpha/beta fold hydrolase encodes the protein MSAAAHAGLFGCLLVATGCVMARPHGASVGAAPNDLGAVSVTYASASGSNIHAWLARGILGGGSVLLLHGVGENRTSMLARARFLHRLGFTVLAPDLQAHGESPGDHVTFGARESLDAAASMTFLRGAMPTEHVGVIGVSMGGAAALLGPGPLDANAFVLESVYPTIRQAVSDRLGTWLGPLGGVARWFAPAVIHFVGNDVGVTEGELRPIDRIALLHAPLLLLAGTADPYTPIVEAESLYARAPAPKDYWAVQGAGHEDLYAYDTAEYERRVGAFLVRALRAEGLRPASAP
- a CDS encoding aldose epimerase family protein — protein: MRLWSIVSLLALSLAVAACRSSDPAKDGGTQAGQPAGQPAGAGHASVARVGFGALPDSGGAIEQFILTNAHGIEVRAITYGAIITSVRTPDRAGQLGDIVFGYDSLSGYVKDAAYFGALVGRYANRIAHGRFTIDGQAFTLATNDGPNALHGGRRGFNKVVWTGEQFTHGDTVGVTLRYLSKDGEEGYPGNARVAVTYSLTPADELLVDLEATSDKATIVNLSQHSYWNLHGGGQGTILDHLLTLDASGYTPVDSTLIPTGTVTPVAGTPFDFRTPTAIGARIDAPDAQLRFGRGYDHNFVLDRKGAGPSHAARLADPVSGRTLDIATTEPGIQFYSGNFLDGTVRGKSGQVYAHRGALALETQHYPDSPNRPSFPSTILRPGDTLRSRTVFSFGVMR
- a CDS encoding porin family protein, yielding MRPRDLFLSAALVAIAWTPSLSQSNAQSTLRFGVIGGANLATLTRSGSESPSNRTGFAVGLMAVFPVSPSLAIQPELMFTMKGAHWNSNSATAKVDYFELPVLARFAVPGFGRVKPFVYGGPAFAYRASCSYDAISYVPGGLEMRESRLTCDSLAAIGQRASPGVHYSHTDVDGIVGGGLAFGVGGRTMTVGVRYDVGFVRFLSDADSKNRVLSFMGTLEWPFRK
- a CDS encoding Ig-like domain-containing protein, with the protein product MRVRSVVALAGLVVVACSKASTPTNTPAIDCSGTVSVSPSSATLHLGDTLRAVAKDTPCPAGPSTATFRWRSSDTTIANVDSIAGLVRARSIGHATIIGTETGSQGVQVAMALEVVPYTTTSVFLAARDSL
- a CDS encoding serine hydrolase domain-containing protein, with amino-acid sequence MRRFSSVPALGLLFLSRPVAAQAGGTDTTYRAVDRVFAAFRDTDAPGCALGVSKEGRTIYERGYGMANLETGTPIRPSSIFHVASVSKQFTATAIMLLARDGKLSVDDNIRKYLPEIPDYGTPITIRHLLTHTSGLRDQWELIGLARGRFEEDRITEADVMDIVPRQKALNFKPGDEYLYSNTGFTLLAVIVKRVSGQSLRDFADARIFKPLGMTSTHFHDDYTMLVPNRTSAYQPRGSSWRVSVPNFDVYGATSLFTTAGDLLKWENNFDKPVVGDRALFKQMETQARLTNGDSTGYGFGLSMGTYRGARVIEHNGADAGYRSYAGRFPEQGLAIAIACNTSTANTTGLARGVADVYLASALAPATTVASNAGNDVAQQAVAVPAASLAKRVGTYIQPTTRTIVELIARDGKLYQSRAPNAPPLVALAEDRFRSETGRVAVFRAGEHAGFDVNIPGAPRPTPYEWRPPIVASRSTLAPYAGEYFSDEVNARYVVSVATDSTIALRTGTSSPMVARPVFLDGFLGGGYTIEFTRKNGQVSGFEVTNGRMRRVRFDRVAGAGK